From Saprospiraceae bacterium, one genomic window encodes:
- the xisR gene encoding excisionase family protein, translated as MFLKMLSPEQKWISQEYAMAKTGLKRTTLYLMRLRNLIEWSKVGRKVFYNNQSIDELLDRNSNEFNFKTKNDAK; from the coding sequence ATGTTTTTGAAAATGTTGTCACCTGAACAAAAATGGATTAGTCAGGAGTATGCTATGGCCAAAACAGGCCTTAAAAGGACCACTCTTTATTTAATGCGATTACGCAATTTAATAGAGTGGAGCAAAGTGGGTAGGAAAGTGTTTTACAATAACCAAAGTATTGATGAATTACTAGATCGTAATTCAAATGAATTTAATTTTAAAACCAAAAATGATGCAAAATGA
- a CDS encoding DUF3871 family protein: MELQTINPLLDEMDKPFIVANTLPCELEALRQEHIIPVFTKDNHPLISQSQLIEITGDVLSNFHDFRVSKPQIRVSHPIMGRIPEARNKRAVELLPHEKTLYYERMMYLYQIGNIKSVIQGQELSLVVGGVKSYSWDNLSKDNRAHQHFKFFVGFQVWVCSNLCICSDGVVLDLKANSLRIIAQQIKLMIEKYQFENHLNWMEELGNYSLTESQFAHFIGKCRMYPHHPERDSIPEILITDAQINSVVRGYFSDPNFSSKSGEISLWNLYNLMTEANKSSYIDGFIDRGVNGDIIIKELAEGKAGRLESWLL; encoded by the coding sequence ATGGAACTACAAACAATTAATCCTCTATTGGATGAAATGGATAAGCCCTTTATAGTAGCCAATACACTGCCCTGTGAACTGGAAGCTTTAAGGCAGGAGCATATCATCCCTGTATTCACCAAAGACAACCATCCTTTGATCTCCCAATCCCAATTGATTGAAATTACAGGGGATGTGCTGTCAAATTTTCATGATTTCAGAGTATCAAAGCCTCAGATCAGGGTATCTCATCCAATCATGGGCAGAATTCCAGAAGCCCGCAATAAAAGGGCAGTTGAACTGTTGCCCCATGAAAAGACCCTCTATTACGAAAGGATGATGTATTTGTATCAGATTGGAAATATTAAATCTGTAATTCAAGGTCAGGAGCTCTCCTTAGTGGTGGGAGGCGTAAAATCCTATTCATGGGATAATCTGAGCAAGGATAACAGGGCCCATCAGCACTTCAAATTCTTCGTGGGATTTCAGGTATGGGTATGTTCCAATCTTTGCATTTGTTCAGATGGGGTAGTGTTGGACTTAAAGGCAAACTCTTTAAGAATAATCGCTCAGCAAATCAAATTGATGATTGAAAAATATCAGTTTGAAAATCACTTAAACTGGATGGAGGAGTTGGGTAATTATAGCCTGACAGAAAGTCAGTTTGCACATTTTATTGGAAAATGCAGAATGTATCCCCACCATCCAGAGAGAGATTCAATTCCAGAAATATTGATCACAGACGCTCAGATAAACTCAGTGGTCAGGGGTTATTTTTCAGACCCCAACTTTTCATCCAAATCTGGAGAGATAAGCCTTTGGAATCTATACAACCTGATGACGGAAGCCAATAAAAGTTCCTATATAGATGGATTTATAGATCGAGGAGTGAATGGGGATATAATCATCAAAGAACTGGCTGAAGGAAAGGCTGGAAGATTGGAAAGCTGGCTGCTTTAA
- a CDS encoding cation:proton antiporter translates to METSLIIIIIGLFIFWGHYLNGVFERKSIPDVLGLILIGILIGPVFHLVDPLSFGKFGSLFSNLVLIFILFESGTDLKFSEVRSSFKESAGITTVGFFTTWLSIFVLCKIIFDLPVLTCLFIGSTLGGTSSAVVVGLVRKIAVRPKTSTTLIIESAETDVYTLAVPLSILGLMITGQVDPNLVASQFIASLIIALFIGIGGAFAWSFIINQFPTLKTTKFSTPAFLFILYGLAEYLHFSGPLTALSFGIAIGNLQYFEPKLLEKIIPNQSIVLPQVEKEFFSEMVFLLRTFFFVFIGVSIQINRLDWLLWGAVITLALFVVRIFAVKLVISKSTPLLDKATLSIMIPKGLGAAVIATLPLQEGHEDGIVIQSICFAIILFSTLFCVALFFLLKKGYTIPFYDFIFGKELDQNIASKNEAS, encoded by the coding sequence ATGGAAACTTCACTGATCATAATTATTATTGGGCTCTTCATTTTCTGGGGTCACTATCTGAATGGAGTTTTTGAGCGCAAAAGCATTCCGGATGTATTGGGTCTAATTCTCATAGGGATTTTAATTGGTCCTGTTTTTCATTTGGTGGATCCTTTGTCCTTTGGCAAATTTGGTTCTCTGTTTAGCAATTTGGTATTGATATTTATACTTTTTGAAAGTGGCACTGATTTAAAATTTTCTGAAGTCCGATCATCCTTTAAAGAATCCGCCGGAATAACGACCGTTGGATTTTTTACGACATGGCTCAGCATTTTCGTCTTATGTAAAATTATTTTTGACCTGCCTGTATTAACTTGTCTCTTTATCGGTTCGACCCTGGGTGGAACTTCCTCTGCTGTGGTGGTGGGATTGGTTCGCAAAATTGCCGTTCGGCCAAAAACTTCGACCACCCTGATCATTGAATCCGCTGAAACCGATGTTTATACGCTGGCCGTTCCACTGAGCATTCTGGGTTTAATGATCACCGGGCAGGTGGATCCCAATCTGGTGGCTTCTCAGTTTATTGCTTCCCTGATTATTGCACTGTTTATTGGTATCGGCGGAGCGTTTGCCTGGTCATTTATCATCAATCAATTTCCCACCCTGAAAACAACCAAATTTTCAACCCCTGCCTTTCTGTTTATTCTTTACGGCCTTGCAGAATATCTGCATTTTAGTGGCCCACTGACGGCACTCTCGTTTGGAATTGCCATTGGCAACCTGCAATACTTCGAACCCAAACTATTGGAAAAAATCATTCCCAATCAAAGTATTGTATTGCCTCAGGTAGAAAAAGAGTTTTTTAGTGAAATGGTCTTTCTGTTGCGTACTTTCTTTTTTGTATTTATCGGCGTCAGCATTCAAATCAATCGACTCGACTGGCTTTTATGGGGGGCAGTTATCACCCTGGCCCTTTTCGTAGTACGAATATTTGCCGTCAAGCTTGTCATCTCTAAATCCACCCCGCTATTGGACAAAGCAACCCTGTCCATCATGATTCCAAAGGGACTTGGAGCAGCTGTCATTGCCACCCTTCCGCTCCAGGAAGGACATGAGGATGGTATTGTCATTCAAAGCATTTGTTTCGCAATCATCCTTTTCAGCACTTTGTTTTGTGTCGCATTGTTTTTTCTACTTAAAAAGGGATATACCATTCCATTTTATGATTTTATATTTGGCAAAGAATTGGATCAAAATA
- a CDS encoding DUF5131 family protein, with product MINTKIPWAEHTWNPWMGCVKMSAGCDYCYMHRILAKNGSNGSIVRRTNPKTFNSPIQILRGSLIFTCSMSDFFIDAADPWRDDAWKIIKNTPHHTYLILTKRVGRIKNHLPSDWGNGYPNVILGTSIEDQAVINRMVVLSNLKTPVSSFKLFISAEPLIGQIDFIQNPTLEAAFVKIDWIIAGGESGDAPVGTPNVPFCYRPCDLKWIDKIIGDCKLHNMPFFLKQVGNHLARVHKLKDKQGGNINEWDPNYQIRQFP from the coding sequence ATGATTAATACAAAAATTCCATGGGCTGAACATACATGGAATCCATGGATGGGATGTGTAAAAATGTCAGCTGGTTGTGATTATTGTTACATGCATAGAATTTTGGCAAAAAATGGAAGTAATGGTTCTATAGTGAGGCGAACTAATCCTAAAACATTCAATAGTCCAATTCAAATACTTAGAGGGTCCTTAATTTTCACATGTAGTATGTCTGACTTTTTTATTGATGCAGCAGATCCATGGAGAGATGATGCTTGGAAAATTATTAAAAATACACCTCATCATACATATTTAATTCTCACAAAAAGAGTAGGAAGAATTAAGAATCATTTACCTTCTGATTGGGGGAATGGATATCCAAATGTAATACTAGGCACTTCTATAGAAGACCAAGCAGTAATAAACAGAATGGTGGTTTTGTCAAATCTTAAAACGCCTGTAAGTAGTTTCAAGCTATTTATAAGTGCAGAACCATTAATTGGTCAAATAGATTTTATTCAAAATCCAACACTTGAAGCTGCATTTGTGAAAATAGATTGGATTATAGCAGGTGGTGAGTCTGGTGATGCACCAGTAGGGACTCCAAATGTACCATTCTGTTACAGACCTTGTGACTTAAAATGGATTGATAAAATAATTGGAGATTGTAAGCTACACAATATGCCATTTTTCTTAAAACAAGTAGGGAATCATCTTGCTAGGGTACACAAACTTAAAGACAAACAAGGTGGAAATATTAATGAATGGGATCCAAATTATCAAATAAGACAATTTCCATGA
- a CDS encoding site-specific integrase — MVIKRRYSVAKKEANRVANFKSSMFFMGKVRVVINKSKKDQMGLCPLKVRVTQGGVRKEIYLPDIKVKPSNWDSTKQRLINDPMLNVRIQNTIMKLNQEINKCLAQDIPVLPVDILQKVQSGTIKATAPVLNAVEYCQSHFMKNLSLAYSTRKTYNSFIKVLKEFDPKITLDKMDVNWASRFKEFLLKEKKLGLYTINTRLKHVKSICKHAYDNKVILKYPLEGFKLSKATSNREHLSMEQLRILESIAPDGTLINTYKAFLFSCYTGLRFSDLATLTYKNILILQKSTVPEYRLQYQMSKTGKQMNVMLCQRALKMININNVGSELMVFDFLSPNDLAKSSDKMAMKIESANALANKRLKIIYQDAGIKDHLSFHCARHTFFCIALELGVDLMSLKELGGHSDLKVTQEYLKVTDTRKNEAMSKFDSI; from the coding sequence GTGGTTATTAAAAGACGTTATTCTGTTGCAAAAAAGGAGGCAAATAGGGTGGCAAATTTTAAATCATCAATGTTTTTTATGGGTAAAGTGAGAGTAGTTATTAATAAGTCAAAGAAGGATCAAATGGGCTTGTGTCCTTTAAAAGTAAGAGTGACCCAAGGAGGAGTTAGAAAAGAGATCTATTTGCCAGATATAAAGGTAAAGCCAAGCAATTGGGATTCTACCAAACAAAGACTGATCAATGATCCAATGCTAAATGTTAGAATTCAGAATACCATTATGAAGCTTAATCAGGAAATAAACAAATGTCTTGCCCAAGATATTCCAGTCTTACCTGTAGACATCCTCCAAAAAGTCCAAAGTGGTACTATTAAGGCTACAGCTCCGGTATTAAATGCTGTTGAGTACTGTCAATCCCATTTTATGAAAAATTTATCTTTAGCATATAGCACAAGGAAAACTTACAATAGTTTTATAAAGGTACTTAAGGAATTTGATCCCAAAATTACACTGGATAAAATGGATGTAAATTGGGCTTCTAGATTTAAAGAGTTTCTTTTAAAAGAAAAGAAATTAGGCTTATACACTATAAATACAAGACTAAAGCATGTTAAGAGTATATGCAAACATGCGTATGATAACAAGGTTATTTTAAAATACCCACTTGAAGGGTTTAAATTATCTAAAGCAACTTCTAATAGGGAGCATTTGTCCATGGAGCAACTTAGAATATTAGAGTCCATCGCACCTGATGGAACTCTAATTAATACTTACAAAGCTTTTCTTTTTAGCTGCTATACAGGATTGAGATTTTCTGACTTAGCTACCCTCACCTATAAGAACATATTGATTTTACAAAAATCCACCGTTCCAGAATACAGGCTCCAATATCAAATGAGTAAAACTGGAAAGCAAATGAATGTGATGCTGTGTCAAAGAGCCTTGAAAATGATAAACATCAATAATGTTGGTAGTGAACTAATGGTATTTGATTTTTTATCACCCAATGATTTGGCCAAAAGCTCAGATAAAATGGCAATGAAAATTGAATCAGCCAATGCTCTTGCCAATAAGAGATTAAAGATTATTTACCAAGATGCTGGGATAAAGGATCATTTGTCTTTTCACTGCGCAAGGCACACTTTCTTTTGTATAGCCCTTGAACTAGGGGTTGACTTAATGAGCTTAAAGGAGCTTGGTGGCCATAGTGATTTAAAGGTAACCCAGGAATATCTTAAGGTAACAGACACTCGTAAAAATGAAGCAATGTCAAAATTTGATTCAATTTAA
- a CDS encoding DEAD/DEAH box helicase family protein: MPNQNPEQKARDQIDALLTASGWLIQDFNRINLAAGQGIAIREYQTDVGPADYVLFVEGRAAGVVEAKRVEDGGKMSMHESQVEDYSRAKLKYINNEPLPFIYLSTGEINRFADARDPKPRFREVFSFHRPETLAKWLRKGKSLRKALHEDLPTLITEGLRDCQIEAITNLEKSFASARPKALVQMATGSGKTFTAITTVYRLLKHAKAEKVLFLVDTKNLGQQAEGEFRKYQPQDDNRLFPELYGVTRLNSSYIPQDSQVYISTIQRLYSILKGTELDESAEEENPGEFSSQAREPMAVVYNEKLPIEFFDFIFIDECHRSIYNLWKQVLDYFDAMQVGLTATPDNRTFGYFNQNIVSDYGYEKAVIDGVLVPYNVYTIETQITQKGASIKLGEMVDKRERLTRKRFWETVDEDVEYSGKQLDKDIVNPSTIRTIIREVKDKLPLMFPDRFDSKGEFEVPKMLIFAKTDSHAEDIIEIVREEFDEGNDFCKKITYQSKEDPKTILSQFRNDYYPRITVTVDMIATGTDIRPLEVLLFMRDVKSRSYYEQMKGRGTRTCSLEELKNKGTPSAKFSKDHFVIIDAIGVEQSQKTDSRPLEKAPGVSLKEVLHRIAVGDRSEEMMSTLANRLLRLDKQINEHEKQEFEQKAQGRNIPQVVRMLLNAHDPDTKENIKQEVHREMHGQAPAEIEKEVEKRTHKVLEEAIQCFHNPELRDYLVDVRKKYDQIIDIVNMDSLTKSGWVKDQKAHAEELVTHFRSWIDEHKNEITALQIFYDQPYRRRELSYQMIRDLSEKILLERPTLAPMKVWNAYAELEKAVGSPKNELVALVALIRRVAGIDEALTSYDKTVDRNFQQWLFKKQAGTLKFTKEQMEWLHMLKEQIATSIHIEADDLDYTPFDSKGGKGKMWQLFGAEMETIINELNEVLAA; the protein is encoded by the coding sequence ATGCCCAATCAAAATCCTGAACAAAAGGCGAGAGATCAGATTGATGCCCTCCTGACAGCCAGTGGATGGTTGATCCAGGATTTTAATAGGATAAATCTTGCTGCAGGCCAGGGCATTGCCATACGTGAATACCAAACAGATGTGGGTCCTGCTGATTATGTCCTGTTTGTAGAAGGCAGGGCTGCAGGTGTGGTGGAGGCCAAGCGCGTGGAGGATGGTGGCAAAATGTCTATGCATGAATCACAGGTGGAGGATTACTCCAGGGCTAAATTGAAATACATCAACAACGAACCCCTGCCTTTCATATACCTCAGCACAGGTGAAATAAATCGCTTTGCGGATGCAAGAGACCCCAAGCCCAGATTCAGGGAGGTATTCAGCTTTCATCGTCCTGAGACATTGGCCAAGTGGCTGCGCAAGGGAAAATCCCTGCGTAAGGCTCTGCATGAAGATCTGCCAACCCTCATCACAGAAGGCCTAAGGGATTGTCAAATAGAGGCCATTACCAACCTGGAAAAATCTTTTGCATCTGCGAGACCCAAAGCTTTGGTGCAGATGGCCACAGGCTCTGGGAAGACCTTTACGGCTATTACCACAGTCTATCGTCTGCTCAAACATGCAAAAGCAGAAAAGGTCTTATTTCTGGTGGACACCAAAAACCTGGGTCAACAGGCTGAAGGGGAGTTTAGAAAATACCAGCCGCAGGATGACAACCGCCTGTTTCCTGAATTGTATGGTGTCACCCGCCTGAACAGCTCTTACATCCCACAGGATAGCCAGGTGTACATCAGCACCATCCAGCGCTTGTACAGCATCTTAAAAGGCACTGAACTGGATGAATCAGCCGAAGAAGAAAATCCAGGTGAATTCTCCTCTCAGGCCAGAGAACCCATGGCAGTGGTGTACAACGAAAAATTGCCCATTGAGTTTTTTGATTTTATATTCATCGATGAATGCCACCGCAGCATTTACAACCTTTGGAAACAGGTATTGGACTATTTTGATGCCATGCAGGTGGGACTCACCGCCACTCCAGACAACAGAACCTTTGGATACTTTAATCAAAACATTGTATCAGACTATGGCTATGAGAAAGCGGTCATCGATGGAGTGCTGGTCCCTTACAATGTGTACACCATAGAAACCCAAATCACGCAAAAAGGAGCCAGCATCAAGTTGGGTGAGATGGTGGATAAGCGCGAGCGTCTTACCCGCAAGAGGTTCTGGGAGACAGTGGATGAGGACGTGGAGTATAGTGGCAAACAACTGGACAAAGACATTGTAAATCCAAGCACCATTAGGACCATCATACGGGAGGTAAAAGACAAATTACCTCTGATGTTCCCAGACCGTTTTGACAGCAAAGGGGAGTTTGAAGTGCCCAAGATGCTCATTTTTGCTAAGACGGACAGCCATGCAGAGGACATCATAGAGATCGTCAGGGAGGAGTTTGACGAAGGCAATGATTTCTGCAAAAAGATCACCTATCAGAGCAAGGAAGATCCCAAAACCATCCTCTCCCAGTTTAGAAATGATTATTATCCACGCATCACAGTCACCGTGGATATGATAGCCACAGGTACGGACATACGCCCCCTGGAGGTGCTTCTTTTTATGAGGGATGTGAAAAGCCGCAGTTACTACGAGCAAATGAAAGGTCGTGGTACCCGCACCTGCTCCTTGGAAGAATTGAAAAACAAGGGTACGCCCAGTGCCAAATTTTCAAAGGACCACTTTGTGATCATTGATGCCATAGGGGTGGAACAATCCCAAAAGACAGACAGTCGCCCTCTGGAAAAAGCCCCAGGTGTATCCCTCAAGGAAGTGCTGCACCGCATAGCAGTGGGAGACCGCTCTGAGGAAATGATGAGCACCCTGGCCAATCGTCTCCTGCGTCTGGATAAACAAATCAACGAGCATGAAAAACAGGAGTTTGAGCAAAAAGCCCAAGGTCGCAACATCCCTCAGGTAGTCAGGATGCTACTGAATGCCCATGACCCTGATACCAAAGAAAACATCAAACAGGAGGTGCACAGGGAAATGCATGGACAGGCTCCCGCAGAAATAGAAAAGGAGGTTGAAAAAAGGACACATAAGGTACTGGAGGAAGCCATCCAGTGCTTCCACAATCCAGAATTGAGGGATTACCTCGTAGATGTCAGAAAAAAGTATGACCAGATTATCGATATAGTGAACATGGACAGCCTGACGAAGAGTGGCTGGGTGAAAGACCAGAAAGCCCATGCAGAGGAGCTGGTCACACACTTCAGAAGCTGGATAGACGAACATAAAAATGAAATCACAGCCCTGCAGATATTCTACGACCAGCCTTATAGGCGCAGAGAGCTCAGCTATCAGATGATCAGGGACCTGAGTGAGAAAATACTCCTGGAGCGTCCTACGCTCGCTCCCATGAAGGTCTGGAATGCCTATGCAGAACTGGAGAAAGCAGTGGGCTCTCCCAAAAATGAACTGGTAGCCCTGGTAGCCCTCATACGCAGGGTGGCAGGCATCGATGAAGCCCTGACCAGCTATGACAAAACAGTGGACCGCAACTTCCAGCAATGGCTGTTTAAAAAACAGGCAGGCACCCTGAAATTTACCAAGGAGCAAATGGAATGGCTGCACATGCTCAAGGAGCAGATCGCTACCTCCATCCATATAGAGGCTGATGACCTGGATTACACTCCCTTTGACTCCAAGGGTGGCAAGGGCAAAATGTGGCAGCTCTTTGGCGCAGAGATGGAGACAATCATTAATGAATTAAACGAGGTACTGGCGGCATGA
- a CDS encoding SAM-dependent DNA methyltransferase, translated as MSTEQNNTSSIISKVWSFATVLRDDGVGYGDYLEQLTYLLFLKMADEFSKPPYNRDLKIPPKCNWQSLTDKKGAELFDHYVHTLHELSNAKGFLGQIFTKSQNKINDPSKLARLIAMIDNENWSTMGADLKGKIYEGLLEKNAEDTKSGAGQYFTPRALIRAMVTCVRPEPMKTIADPACGTGGFFLAAYDFIADPKNYSLDKKQKEFLKLKTFYGNEIVANTRRMALMNLFLHNIGDFESDTFISPADALISDSGLRVDYVLANPPFGKKSSMTFTNEEGEQDSEDLTYNRQDFYVTTSNKQLNFVQHIKTMLKSDGKAAVVLPDNVLFEGGAGETIRKKLLEVTNLHTILRLPTGIFYKQGVKANVLFFDNKPSSKTAWTKEIWFYDFRTNIHFTLKKNPLKYDDLADFIKCYNPENIHKRKETFDPDKNPEGRWRKFSYEDIIARNKTSLDITWIKDKSLTDLDNLPDPDVLAEEIIENLEASVECFMEIMGALKK; from the coding sequence ATGAGCACAGAACAAAATAATACTTCAAGCATCATCTCCAAGGTATGGAGCTTTGCCACTGTCCTGAGGGATGATGGCGTAGGATACGGAGACTACCTGGAGCAACTGACCTATCTGCTTTTTTTAAAAATGGCAGATGAGTTCAGCAAGCCTCCCTACAACAGAGATCTTAAAATCCCACCAAAATGCAACTGGCAAAGTCTGACCGACAAAAAAGGGGCTGAGCTGTTTGATCATTACGTGCATACCCTGCATGAGCTGTCCAATGCTAAGGGATTTTTAGGTCAGATTTTCACCAAGAGCCAAAACAAGATCAATGACCCCTCCAAGCTGGCAAGGCTCATAGCCATGATAGACAATGAAAACTGGAGCACCATGGGTGCTGACCTCAAGGGCAAGATCTACGAGGGCCTGCTGGAGAAAAATGCGGAAGACACCAAAAGTGGTGCAGGGCAATATTTCACGCCCAGGGCACTTATCAGGGCCATGGTGACCTGTGTAAGGCCTGAGCCTATGAAAACCATAGCAGACCCTGCCTGTGGCACAGGAGGCTTCTTTTTGGCTGCCTATGACTTTATAGCAGATCCCAAAAACTACAGTCTGGACAAGAAGCAAAAGGAGTTCTTGAAGCTGAAGACCTTTTATGGCAATGAGATAGTGGCCAATACCCGCAGGATGGCCCTGATGAATCTTTTTCTGCACAACATTGGTGATTTTGAAAGCGACACCTTCATATCCCCTGCAGATGCATTGATTTCTGACAGTGGTCTGAGAGTGGACTATGTGCTGGCCAATCCTCCCTTTGGCAAAAAGAGCAGCATGACCTTTACCAATGAGGAAGGAGAGCAGGATTCTGAAGACCTCACGTACAACCGTCAGGACTTTTATGTGACCACCAGCAACAAACAGCTCAATTTTGTACAACACATCAAAACCATGCTGAAAAGCGATGGAAAGGCTGCTGTGGTATTGCCAGACAATGTATTATTTGAAGGAGGGGCTGGTGAGACCATCCGCAAGAAATTGCTTGAGGTAACCAACCTGCATACCATTTTGCGCCTGCCCACAGGGATATTTTATAAGCAGGGGGTAAAGGCCAATGTGCTGTTCTTTGACAACAAACCAAGCTCCAAAACTGCCTGGACCAAAGAGATTTGGTTCTATGACTTCAGGACCAACATACACTTCACCCTCAAAAAAAATCCCCTTAAATATGACGACCTGGCTGATTTTATAAAATGCTACAACCCTGAAAATATCCACAAACGCAAGGAAACCTTTGATCCAGATAAAAATCCAGAAGGACGCTGGAGAAAGTTCAGCTACGAGGATATTATTGCCAGGAATAAGACAAGCCTGGATATCACCTGGATCAAGGATAAAAGCCTCACTGACCTGGACAACCTGCCAGACCCTGATGTCTTGGCTGAAGAGATCATCGAAAATCTGGAGGCCAGTGTGGAGTGTTTCATGGAGATCATGGGTGCGCTCAAAAAATAA
- a CDS encoding restriction endonuclease subunit S, producing the protein MIEGVIDKPNQWEIIKIDLIGELLRGITYKKEHSSIAPIKNYLPVLRANNINGVINHEDLVYVDKLYFSDFHFLMKGDILFAMSSGSKNLVGKSAQVKEDFKGGWGAFCAVFRTHNFVDNNLVAYFFQAPSYKTYISNISKGVNINNLKREHITNLNFPLPPLAEQHRIVAKIEELFSSLDKGIEALKTAQQQLKVYRQAVLKYAFEGRLTEEWRRNNSHPVRNKMLISQIEEARNKYYKEQLAEWERAVSMWEKIADKSKKPSKPSKLIEPEPPSVDHENKKWAIPHEWLWTQIGSICFVTKLAGFEYSDYVKYNDNGDLSVLKAENAGPNGFKRTEYSKVYSSSVQMLRRSFLFGGELLVVFVGAGTGNVAAVPNDQKYFLGPNIGMARPYLEINSKYLEYQLQSALGKRMLTATIKAVAQPSLSMGTIRQTPIVFTSLEEQNKIVQEIESRLSVCDKIEENIAQSLQQAEALRQSILKKAFEGKLVPQDPSDEPASVLMEKIKAERAGLNKKKLVK; encoded by the coding sequence ATGATAGAAGGAGTTATTGACAAGCCTAATCAGTGGGAAATTATAAAAATTGACCTAATAGGAGAACTTTTAAGAGGAATTACGTATAAAAAGGAACACTCTTCAATAGCTCCAATAAAAAACTATTTGCCAGTTCTAAGAGCAAATAATATTAATGGTGTGATCAATCATGAAGACCTAGTCTACGTTGATAAATTATATTTTTCAGATTTTCACTTTTTAATGAAAGGCGACATTTTATTTGCCATGAGCAGCGGAAGCAAAAATCTTGTTGGAAAATCAGCTCAAGTAAAAGAAGATTTTAAAGGTGGATGGGGCGCATTTTGTGCTGTTTTCAGAACTCATAATTTTGTCGACAACAATCTTGTGGCTTATTTTTTTCAAGCCCCATCGTATAAGACTTATATCAGCAATATTTCCAAGGGTGTTAATATCAATAATCTAAAAAGAGAACATATAACCAATTTAAACTTCCCCCTCCCCCCCCTCGCTGAACAGCACCGCATAGTGGCTAAAATAGAGGAGCTGTTCAGCAGTCTGGACAAAGGCATCGAGGCTCTTAAAACTGCGCAGCAGCAGCTCAAGGTGTACAGGCAGGCAGTGTTGAAATATGCATTTGAGGGTCGGCTTACAGAGGAATGGAGAAGGAATAATAGCCACCCTGTGCGTAATAAAATGCTTATAAGCCAAATTGAGGAAGCAAGAAATAAATATTATAAAGAGCAACTTGCTGAATGGGAGAGAGCAGTTAGTATGTGGGAAAAGATTGCAGATAAATCTAAGAAGCCTTCTAAGCCTTCTAAGTTAATTGAGCCTGAACCTCCAAGTGTTGACCATGAAAACAAAAAATGGGCAATACCTCATGAATGGTTGTGGACACAAATAGGATCTATCTGTTTTGTTACCAAGCTTGCTGGTTTTGAATATTCAGACTACGTTAAGTATAATGACAATGGTGATTTATCTGTTTTAAAAGCAGAAAATGCAGGACCAAATGGATTCAAAAGAACTGAGTATTCAAAAGTCTACTCAAGTTCAGTGCAAATGCTTAGAAGATCATTTTTGTTTGGCGGTGAATTATTAGTGGTATTTGTTGGTGCAGGAACGGGAAATGTTGCAGCTGTTCCAAATGATCAAAAATATTTTTTGGGACCAAATATTGGGATGGCAAGACCATATCTAGAAATCAACTCTAAGTATTTAGAATATCAGCTGCAGTCAGCACTTGGTAAAAGAATGCTCACAGCAACAATTAAAGCAGTTGCCCAACCATCATTATCAATGGGCACAATCAGACAAACTCCAATTGTTTTTACTTCTCTGGAAGAGCAAAATAAAATTGTCCAAGAAATTGAATCCCGCCTCTCCGTCTGCGACAAGATAGAGGAAAACATAGCGCAAAGCCTGCAACAGGCAGAAGCCCTTAGGCAAAGCATCTTGAAAAAAGCATTTGAGGGTAAGTTGGTCCCGCAAGACCCCAGTGATGAGCCTGCATCTGTTCTCATGGAAAAAATTAAAGCTGAACGAGCTGGACTAAATAAGAAAAAGTTAGTAAAATAA